Genomic segment of Pseudomonadota bacterium:
CCCGAAGACCTGGCGATAGTCCATCTTTTGAAAGGACTCGTGGTCGAATTCGTTGCGTGGCACTTGGCCGATGAAGAGCACCAGCGGGATCGAGTCCTGGTCAGCGGTGTGCACGCCGATCGAGGCGTTGGTCGCGCCGGGGCCGCGGCGGACAAAGGCGCAGCCGGGCCGCCGGCCGATCTTGGCATAGGCGTTGGCCGCAAAGCTTGCGCCGGATTCGTGGCGGTTCACGACCAGGCGGATGGCGTTGGCGTTCTTCCGCAGGCCCTCCAGCACCGCCAGGTAGCTTTCGCCGGGCACACAAAACACCGTCTCCACGCCGTGACTGACCAGCGTAGCAACCAATGCGTCGCCGCCATTCATGGTTCAGGCGATCTCGAAGATGGCGTCGACTTCGACCGCGACGTTCAGCGGCAGGGCAGGGGCGCCGACGGCGGCACGGGCGTGGCGGCCGGCATCGCCCAGCACCTCGACCATCAGGTCCGATGCGCCATTGATGACCTTGGGGTGATCGTGGAAATCGCCATTGGCGTTGACGAAACCACCCAGGCGCACGCAACGCTTGACCTTGTCGAGATCGCCGCCGCAGGCCGCCTTGACCTGGGCGAGGATGTTGAGGGCGCAAAGGCGCGCGGCCTGATAGCCTTCATCGACGCTGAAGTCCTGGCCGACCTTGCCCTGATACTTCAGCTCGCCGTTCAACAGCGTGATCTGGCCCGCGACAAAGACGTGGTTGCCGCTGACCACGTAGGGTACGTAGTTGGCGGCGGGCGCGGCGGCCTCGGGCAGCTCGATGCCCAGCTCCTTCAGGCGTGCGTCAATCTGGCCGGTCATGGTGCTGTCCTCGCTATCTGTCGGTAGGGTGTTGGCGCTCGAATTAGGGGGTTTGTGTGGGCAAGTCAATCAACGCGCCGACATCACCGGAGCCCGGCGCCGAAAGGATCCTGCTTGGCATCGGAAGCGTTGCCTTGGGCGCGGTTGGTTTCGGATTTCTGCCCCTGTTCCTGTACTGGGGTTATTCGGGCGGGTTGACGCCTGAGACCGGCCTCTTGTGGCGTTACGGTGGCGGGCTGCTGCTGATGGCGCCGGCGATGCTGGTCCTGGGTGCGCGGGCCTGGCATTACAGCGGGCGGGCGTTTTGTGCCGGCCTGGCCATGGGCGTCGGCACGGTGTCGCTGTTCCACAGCTATGCCAGCCTGCCGGTCACCCTCGTCATTCTCATCTTCTACACCTATCCGGCCTTTACGTTGATCTTTGGGCGGGCCTTCTTTGGCAAACCGATGACGCCGCGTCTGTTGGGTGCGGTGATCCTGGTCTTGCTGGCGGCAGCCCTGATCGTGCGACCGGACGCCGATCAGGGCATCACGGTTGGGCTCCTGCTGTTCGCCTTTCTGGGCCCGATGGGGTTCGCCGGTTATCTGACCTTGGCCGCGGAGATCGGACCGGCAACCCACATGGCGGCTCGGATTAACGGCGTCAATCTGGGCGCGCTCGCTGTCGCGCTGCCGGTCTCCTTGGCGGTTCTCGACACCGTCGTTCCCAACGCCCCGGCGGGTTGGTTGGGTGCGGTTTGCCTGGCCCTGGTGACCGGCGTGATGTCAAACGCCTTCAACCTGTTCGGCGCCGCGCTTGCCGGGGGCGCCAGGGCCGCGATCGCCGGCAGCGCGGAACTCGTGACCGCGTTGCTGATCGGCGTGTTGGTTTTCGCTGAACCGTTCGCCTGGCCCTATCTGGTCAGCGCGGTCCTGCTCTTGGCCGCGATCGGGCTTTCGTTGCCGCGGCGGCTGGTCCCAGAGACCAGCGCTTAGACCACCCGGTCGGGCGGTTCTTTGCCGGCGAAAAAAGCGTCGAGGTTATCGAGCGCGCGAAAGCCCATGGCGTCGCGGGTCTCTCGGGTTGCGCTGCCCAGATGCGGCAGCAGGAACGCGTTGTTCAGCTCGCGATAACCCGGATGAATGTCCGGTTCCCCGTCATAGACGTCGAGACCAGCGGCAAACAGCTTGCCGGACTTGAGCGCGGCGATCAGTGCGTCGTCGTCGACCACATTCCCGCGCGCCGTGTTGACGACAATCGCATCGTCGGGAAGCTTGGCAAGCCGCTCGGCGTTGATCACCTTGATGGTCTCCGGCGATGACGGGCAGTGGACCGACAGGATGTTGCTGACCGCGAGCAGGCCGTCGAGGTCGTCGTGGAAGGTCGCGCCTTTCTCCTTGTCGGCGGGCAGGCGCGAGCGGTTGTGGTAGTGCACATCCATGCCGAAGCCGCGGGCGCGATCGGCGAGCGCCTGACCGATCCGGCCCATGCCCAGAATGCCGAGCCGGTTGCCGGTCACCTCGATACCGCGCATGGCGGTCGGCGCCCATGCACCCCAGGTCTGGCCATAGATCATGCGCTCGCCTTCGGCGGCGCGGCGCGCCGCACCCAGGATCAACAACATGGCAATCTCGGCTGTCGCGTCGGTCAGCACGTCCGGCGTGTTGGTCACGGTGATGCCGCGCGCGGCCGCAGCCTGGCCATCGATGTGTTCATGACCGACCGAGAAGGTAGCGATCACTTTAACGCTATCGTCCAGCGCATTGATGACGTCGGCGGTCATCTTGTCGGTCGGACAGGGCAGAATGGCGTCGACACCGGCGCTCCTGGCCACAAGCTCATCGCCGGGATAAAGTTGATCATCCGGGTTGAGGTCGGGGCGATAGTCATTCTTTAGTCGGGTTTCGACGTTATCAGGCAGGCGGCGCGTCACCAGGACGCGTGGTTTCTCGGACATCGTGTAACTTTCCAGGGAAGATTGGTTGACCGGCGATTCGGCCGGCACCTTATTAGACAGATGAAAAAACGCCAACGCTCCTGCTTAAGTCTGTTGTCACCCGGCCTCGCGGTGATTCTCGCCGTTGTGGCCACACCATTCGGCGCTCAGGCTGCCGATATGCTGCCGCATCGCGCGGTCTACGAAATGACACTGGGAAAGTCGTCGGGCACCAGCGGCGTCGTCTCGGTGCGTGGCACCCTGCTGCTGACCTGGGAGGAGACGTGCGATGCCTGGCTGGTGGGCCAGAGGCTGTTCCTGAAGGTCTCGCGCGAGGATGCGACGTTCGCCACGTCGTCAGCGTTCGACACGATCGAGAGCAAGGATGGCCTCGACTTTTCGTTCGAGGATCGCACGGTTCGCGAACCGGGCGGCGCCGAGTTCGCCAGCGGTTCGGCCCGATTGGCGAGCCAGGGCGGTGATGGTTCGCTGGTTCTTGATGAACCAGAGCCCGGTCAGTTTGTCCTGCCGAAGGGCACGACCTTCCCGACGGCGCAACTGATCGACATCCTGGCGCGTGCGGAGAACGGCGAGCGGATCATGAGCCATCTTGTGTACGACGGTACCGACGGGTCGGTCCTCTTCGACGTCACCACCGTGCTTGCCGCGCCTGAGGTGCAGACGTTTGAAGGTGACGCTGGTGGCGAGGTGACGATCTGGCCCATGCGTCTTGCCTATTACCCGCACGACACGGTCGATCCATTGCCGCAGGTCGAGATCGGGGCCGACGTCCAGGACAACGGCGTCGCTCGTCGGCTGGTCTTCGACTACGGCACCTTCACCGTCGAGAGCACGCTCTCCGAGCTCGAAGCGCTGCCCAGTCCCGACTGTTCATAACGGTTCTCTCAATCAGCCCACAGCCAGGCGGCGCCGCGGACACCGCTTGAGTCGCCGTGCTGGGCTGGCACCAACGCGGTCTTGACGATGTCGGAGAAGATGTAGCGCTGCCACAGCGCGGGCACATTGGCGTAGAGCCGCTCGACCTTCGACAGACCGCCACCCAGAACCACGGCATCGGGGTCGATAAGGTTGATGACGCTGCCCAGCGCGCGCGCCAAGCGATCTTCATAGCGCTCCAGGCTCTGCAGGGCTGCCTCATTGCCCGCTTGCGCGCGAGCGCAGATGTCTTCGGCTGTAACCGACTCGCCTGTTGCGGCCAAGTGATCTCGCGCCAGCCCGGGACCGGACAGATATGTCTCGATGCAGCCGTTTCGCCCGCAGTAACAGAGTGGGCCGGGTCGTTCGTCATCGTGCCTGTCGGGCAGCGGGTTATGACCCCATTCGCCGCCGATCCGGTTGAGCCCTTCAATGAACCGTCCATTGATCGCGATGCCACCGCCGACGCCTGTACCCAGGATGACGGCAAAGACGACCGGGTAATCCTTGGCCGCGCCGTCGCGTGCCTCCGACAGTGCTAGGCAGTTGGCGTCGTTCGCGATCCGGATATCACGAGCGAGGACTGCGGCGAGGTCGCGGTCAAACGGCTTGCCGTTCAGCCAGGTCGAGTTGGCGTTGCGCATCAGACCTGTCGCTGGTGAGAGCGAGCCAGGGATACCGACACCGACAGTGCATGTGACAGAGAGGTGATGCTCGGTATCCAGGACGAGGTTGCGAATGGCGGTGAGGGTGCCGTCATAGTCGTCGCGCGGTGTCGCGATCCGTCGGCGTGCGATCTCGCGGTTGTCGTCGTCCAATGCGACGATTTCGATCTTCGTGCCGCCCAGATCGACGCCCAGCCTCATCGCCTAGTGACCGTGGCGTTCGAGTTGGCGTTCCAGATTGTCCCGGATGTCTTGCCAGGACTGGGCGCTGAAGTCGCTGTGCTCGACGGGTCCCAGGAGACTGGATAGGCGCTGGTTGCTGACGAAGTGAATCTTGTGGACATCGTTAACGCCCGCCACTTCGTGATGGTGGTTGGGAGAGTCATCGATGAAGGCGACGAAGCCCCGTGTACGAGCGGCCAAAGCGTTAACTGCCGGGGCCTTGGAGCCTTCGTTGGTGACCAACGGGTAATCCATGCCGTGCCGCATGAGGGCGTGGCGGCGGTCATCGCGGTGATCGTGCGGCAGGTTTGTCAACACCACGACCTGCATCTTTTGGTTGAGGTGGGCAAGTGTCTCCGCCGCACCATCAACGGCGTCAATGTGGCGGGTCTCGTCGCGAAAGAAGCCCAGAAGCAGGTCCTTGACGGCCGGTCCGTCCAGTGGTGAACGGTCACTCTGGTAGCGAATGTTGCCGTTGAGCCGGTAAGAAGACCAATCGAAAAACGCACCGTTTCTCTCCATGTAACGTTCAAAAGCAGCCATGAAGCCGAACAGGACCTCGTCGGCGTCGGTGATCAGAAGCGGCAAATGGTTGTCCAGGGGCAGCGCGTCGATCTGCATTGCGACGTCGGGAGAGATTGCACGCTGGGCAGATGTCATGGTTATGCTACCATAGCGGGAGGAAACGCGTGTTGGCTGCCAAATTGAGTGGCCGCGATCACAACACGTACCGAAGATGAATTTCGAGCCATAGGTTGTGGTGTGTTATTTCTTCCGGTCGAGGTAGTTTATGGGAAATGCGGGACGTTGCGGACAGCATTTGTCTGCGGTGGTCGCTGCGGGCATGCATGAGCATGGCCGATACACCTAGGGTGAGAAACTGGCGCGGATATCATCTATGGCCAAAACTGTGCTGATCGTTGAGGACAATGAGCTCAACATGAAGCTTTTCAACGATCTTCTCGACGCGAGTGGCTTCGAAACCGTTCGGGCGATGAACGGCGAGGAGGCCTTTCGTTTGGCCAAGCAGCATGTTCCCGACCTCATTATCATGGATGTCCAGTTGCCGGAGGCATCGGGACTTGAGGTGACGCAGTGGATCAAGGCGGAACCGTCGACGGCTGAGGTGCCGGTTGTAGCTGTGACGGCTCTTGCCATGAAGGGTGATGAAGAGAAGATCCTGAGTGCGGGTTGCGATGCCTACATCGCCAAACCCATTTCGGTTCAGACGTTCCTTGATACCGTTAAGCGTTTCTTAGAGTGAGCCACGGGACTAGATGACCGGTCGCATACTCGTCGTTGATGATCAGCCGCTTAACGTCAAGCTTCTGGAAGCCAAGCTCACCAGTGAGTACTACGACGTTCTGACGGCATCCGACGGTCCGTCCGCGATTGAGATCGCGACGACGGAGCGTCCGGATCTGATTCTGCTCGACGTCATGATGCCGGGCATGGATGGGTTCGAGGTGTGCCGGCGGCTACGCGCCGAACCGTCGACCATGCATATCCCGATTGTCATGGTGACCGCGCTGTCGGAGACGGAAGACCGTGTCGTCGGCCTCAGCTCCGGCGCTGATGACTTCCTGACCAAGCCGGTCGAGGACCTGGCACTGCTGGCGCGGGTCAGGTCGCTTCTGAGGTTCAAGGTGACGTTCGACGAGTTGCGCCTGCGCCTCAAGGCCGGCGCCGCCTCGACCGATGTCGACGATATTCTCCCCGATGACACGAGCCCGCAGCGCGGCCGCATTCTGCTGCTGGAGGATTTTGATTCACGCGCGCGCATGATCAACGAGGCGCTCAGCGAATCGAACGAGGTCACCGTCGAACGTGACGACGCCGAAGCGTTGCGCCTGGCCGATGTCAGCGATTTCGACGTCGTGATCATCAGCCTGACCCTGGAAGACGTGGACGGCCTCAGGGTCTGCTCCCAGTTGCGCAGCCGCCCGGCGACGCGGCTGGTCCCGATCCTGGCGCTGGTCGAGGAGGGCGATCTTGAGCAGCTCGCCAAGGCGCTCGATCTGGGCGTGACCGACTACGTCATGACGCCGCTCGACCGCAACGAGCTGATCGCCCGGGTACGCACCCAGGTTCGCCGCAAGCATTACCAGGACCGCCTGCGCATGAACCTGGAAGAGAGTGTCTCCGCGGCGTCGATGGATGAGCTGACCCGGCTGCACAATCGCCGCTATCTGGTCAGTCATCTGGCCCGCGAGTTCGAACGCGCGGTCGAGAACAGGAAGTCGCTTTCGGTGATCATCCTGGATGTCGATCACTTCAAGAAGGTTAACGACACGCACGGCCACGCGGTTGGTGACGAGGTGTTGGCCGAACTCGCGCGCCGCATGATCGAGTGCACGCGGTCGAGCGATTTGTCGGCGCGGCTGGGTGGTGAGGAGTTTGTTGTCGTCATGCCGGACACGACGCTCTCGGTCGCCGAATCCGTCGCCGATCGTCTGCGCCTTGGTGTCAGC
This window contains:
- a CDS encoding PleD family two-component system response regulator, which gives rise to MTGRILVVDDQPLNVKLLEAKLTSEYYDVLTASDGPSAIEIATTERPDLILLDVMMPGMDGFEVCRRLRAEPSTMHIPIVMVTALSETEDRVVGLSSGADDFLTKPVEDLALLARVRSLLRFKVTFDELRLRLKAGAASTDVDDILPDDTSPQRGRILLLEDFDSRARMINEALSESNEVTVERDDAEALRLADVSDFDVVIISLTLEDVDGLRVCSQLRSRPATRLVPILALVEEGDLEQLAKALDLGVTDYVMTPLDRNELIARVRTQVRRKHYQDRLRMNLEESVSAASMDELTRLHNRRYLVSHLAREFERAVENRKSLSVIILDVDHFKKVNDTHGHAVGDEVLAELARRMIECTRSSDLSARLGGEEFVVVMPDTTLSVAESVADRLRLGVSDTAFAIAKSDLSIDVTISLGVAVNKGADDTPEDLLARADRALYRAKSEGRNRVACASEELLSSEA
- a CDS encoding D-glycerate dehydrogenase, which gives rise to MSEKPRVLVTRRLPDNVETRLKNDYRPDLNPDDQLYPGDELVARSAGVDAILPCPTDKMTADVINALDDSVKVIATFSVGHEHIDGQAAAARGITVTNTPDVLTDATAEIAMLLILGAARRAAEGERMIYGQTWGAWAPTAMRGIEVTGNRLGILGMGRIGQALADRARGFGMDVHYHNRSRLPADKEKGATFHDDLDGLLAVSNILSVHCPSSPETIKVINAERLAKLPDDAIVVNTARGNVVDDDALIAALKSGKLFAAGLDVYDGEPDIHPGYRELNNAFLLPHLGSATRETRDAMGFRALDNLDAFFAGKEPPDRVV
- a CDS encoding DUF1849 family protein, giving the protein MATPFGAQAADMLPHRAVYEMTLGKSSGTSGVVSVRGTLLLTWEETCDAWLVGQRLFLKVSREDATFATSSAFDTIESKDGLDFSFEDRTVREPGGAEFASGSARLASQGGDGSLVLDEPEPGQFVLPKGTTFPTAQLIDILARAENGERIMSHLVYDGTDGSVLFDVTTVLAAPEVQTFEGDAGGEVTIWPMRLAYYPHDTVDPLPQVEIGADVQDNGVARRLVFDYGTFTVESTLSELEALPSPDCS
- a CDS encoding ROK family protein, whose translation is MRLGVDLGGTKIEIVALDDDNREIARRRIATPRDDYDGTLTAIRNLVLDTEHHLSVTCTVGVGIPGSLSPATGLMRNANSTWLNGKPFDRDLAAVLARDIRIANDANCLALSEARDGAAKDYPVVFAVILGTGVGGGIAINGRFIEGLNRIGGEWGHNPLPDRHDDERPGPLCYCGRNGCIETYLSGPGLARDHLAATGESVTAEDICARAQAGNEAALQSLERYEDRLARALGSVINLIDPDAVVLGGGLSKVERLYANVPALWQRYIFSDIVKTALVPAQHGDSSGVRGAAWLWAD
- a CDS encoding response regulator; its protein translation is MAKTVLIVEDNELNMKLFNDLLDASGFETVRAMNGEEAFRLAKQHVPDLIIMDVQLPEASGLEVTQWIKAEPSTAEVPVVAVTALAMKGDEEKILSAGCDAYIAKPISVQTFLDTVKRFLE
- a CDS encoding RidA family protein, producing the protein MTGQIDARLKELGIELPEAAAPAANYVPYVVSGNHVFVAGQITLLNGELKYQGKVGQDFSVDEGYQAARLCALNILAQVKAACGGDLDKVKRCVRLGGFVNANGDFHDHPKVINGASDLMVEVLGDAGRHARAAVGAPALPLNVAVEVDAIFEIA
- a CDS encoding DMT family transporter, translated to MGKSINAPTSPEPGAERILLGIGSVALGAVGFGFLPLFLYWGYSGGLTPETGLLWRYGGGLLLMAPAMLVLGARAWHYSGRAFCAGLAMGVGTVSLFHSYASLPVTLVILIFYTYPAFTLIFGRAFFGKPMTPRLLGAVILVLLAAALIVRPDADQGITVGLLLFAFLGPMGFAGYLTLAAEIGPATHMAARINGVNLGALAVALPVSLAVLDTVVPNAPAGWLGAVCLALVTGVMSNAFNLFGAALAGGARAAIAGSAELVTALLIGVLVFAEPFAWPYLVSAVLLLAAIGLSLPRRLVPETSA